TTCGATCATGAACTGATCCGTGCCATCGGCCTGATTCCGACCGAATATCTTTTCTTCTATTACTCTCGTCGTCGTGCGCTTGAGAATCAGCGCAAACAGGGAGCTACCAGGGGAGAGCAGATTGCAGCAATGAACGAGCCGCTGATGCAGCGATTGATAGAGTTGTTGACGGCCGGTGAAGATGCGGCTGCACTGCAAGCCTATGTGGACTACCTGAACCTGCGCTCCGGTTCCTATATGAAGCTGGAAGGCGAAGGAAAGTCGGCGTTCGATGAGGCGACGCCGCAGGAAGATCCATTCCGTGCAGCGAGCGGTTATCATCGCATCGCGTTGCAGGTGATGAATGCACTCAGCAGTGAGACGCCGGAGAGTGTGATCGTCAATCTCCGCAACGGCAATACGATTCCCGAGATTGCTCCGGGAGACATTATCGAAGCCGCGACACAGATCAGCCGGACTCAGCTTGCTCCCATTCCCGTGGGCCCACTACCGGAAGCTGTGCGGGGCCTCGTGTTGGCAGTGAAGGCGTATGAACGCGCGGCGATTGCTGCTGCCGTCAGTGGCTCGGAGCGAGATCTTCGCAAGGCGATGCTGCTCTATCCCAGCATCGGCGAATGGGAGCCATCAGAGGAACTGTTAAAGACAATGAAGTGGAGTAGTAAGGCTTAGCGAATAACCCATGCGCTGGGTGCCCATGTCCGGGGTCCCCAACAAACTTGTTTGTTGGGGTGGTGTCCCTCGGGGACATGGGCATTCGAGCGAAGCTCGAACCGCTTTGTGATTTCGCAACAAAGCAGGTCCTTCGCTCCGCTCAGGATGACAGCAAAAAAGCAATCGAGCGATCTATTTCTTTGCGCCCGATACAGCCACGCCAACCAATGAGTCAGCGCATCCGTAGTAAAGGAACCATTTGTTCTTGAAGTACACCAGACCTTCAGCAAAGGTCGTTCCGGTAACGTATTGTCCCGTTTTCTCGAACGGCAACTCTGGCTTGAGAAAAGGCTCCGCTGTCCTCTCCAAAAGCTTGGAAGGCTCCGTCGCAGAGAACAACGCCTGCCCAACCGAGTAAGCGCCTGGATCAAGCCCAGGCGCCCCATCACTGGAACCATTCTTCCCGTTATAGAGAACCACGATTCCGCGTTCCGTCAGCACCGGCGGAGGACCGACCTCGGGGAACGCACTGTCGAAGAGTCGGGCCCGCTGCTTAAGCACCGTCACCGGAGAGCCGTCGGCATTCTCCACCGGTGTCCAGTGAACGAGATCAGGAGAGGTCGCCAGATGAACCTCCACCTCACCCCAGTACATCCAGTACTTGCCTTGAATCTTGGCTGCGATCAGTCGACCACTGTTGAGCCGCGTAACGATACCACCAGACTTATAGCTGTGATATGCGCCTGAATCTTTGCCAGGGAACATGGGGCCGTACTTGGTCCAGTGGGCAAGATCCTTTGAGGTTGCAATGCCGATGCCGGTGCTCTTGCGATTCCACTGGGTATAGGTCAGCACATAGGTGCCGTCCTCGCCTTCAACCAATCGCGGGTCCTCAGTGCCTCCAGGCCACTCCCGATCTTTCTGCGCATCGCTTGCCGGATAGAAAACCGGTTCAGGCTCGCGGGTGAAGTGAACACCATCGTCACTGGAGGCCAACCCCAGCCGCGAGGTATGCATGCCGATCTTCATCTCGCCGGAGTCATCCTCGGCGCGATACAGCACGTAAACCTTGCCGTTACGCACCACGGCGGATGGATTGAAGGTACTGGTGGCTTCCCAGTGGACGGTCTGTTGGCTTAGAGGATCGGTGAAAGAAGATGCCGGTCGCGGCGAGAGAATCGGAGCGGAAACAGGCCGGTCGAATGGCCCGATCGTCCAGTTCTGAGCAGAACTCTTTTGAGCAAAACTCATGGCTGGCAGCAGAGCTACCAGCCATGAGAGGTGACGTATCGTCGATGTCTTAGACCGCAAAGCCATAGGGATCAACCCTACAAAGCCGCGAGCGAAATTACCAGTCCAGCTTCTCCGGTAGGAACTCCGCAAACAGATCGTCGTAGTAGGGCTTCAGTTCCTTCATGTTCGGCTTGGTGTGGCCCTTGGAATAGAGGTCATACGGATTGAACTTCCGCACCCACTCCAGCATGGCCTCGTCCTTCTTGTTCATCAGATGCGTGTAAGCGCCATGGCGGTGCCACGCATAGAACGAGTGGAAGCGCAGCATGTACAGCGCCTCATCCGGAAGGTAGGGCTTCATTACTTCGGCGATGTAGCCGTCGTGACCGAAGGACATGTGCACGTTTTCGAGACCGCAATTCGGCTCATAGATGCCGTACTTGGTCTGGTACTTGGCCACCAGGCGATCCGGGTTAGCGGCGAAGTACTCAGGGAAGACGATCTGATTGGACCACGCACAGCCTACCGGGAAGGTGTCGCCCACAACACCCCACTGCGGCTCGCCATAGAGGCAGAGGCACTTGCCCAGGTCATGGATAAAGCCCACCAGAGCCATCCAGCGAGGCTGCCCGTCCCGGCGCATGGCTTCGGAGGTCTGCAGCAGGTGCTCGATCTGGGTAAGGTCGGTATCCGGGTCGCTGTCATCGACCAGAGTGTTGAGGAACTCGGCCGCTTCCCATACGGTCTTCTTGCCGCGCGTCAGGCCGAAGTACTCCTTCTCCTTGCCGAGAACGTAGTCAACGGTCTGGAACTCGTGGTTCAGGCGATAGAACTCGGCCACGCCGGGGTTGGCCTCGGCATCATACTGGCGGAATTCAGTCTCAGACTTTCCTTCCTTGTAACGGCCTTCCAGGAAGTCTTCCCACTGATCGAGATCGTGGAGGGGAGTAGCATTGGCGGGTGTGGCGGACATTGGGGCGGCTCCTTGGTGTACGGATCGAGCGTGATAGCCATTCTTCGCCAGAGGCTATCTACGTAATCGATTACGTAAAACTATAGACACGCCCTGTCAGCATTGACAATAGAGATTCAAGGAATATTTACAATTCGCTCCGGTATCGGTTACGCCGGCTTCCAGCTGCTCGCGCGAACGCGGAGATGCGGCTGGATCAGAATGCTGCGGGCTGGTTCTTCCGGATCGTCCAACAGGCGGATGACTTCTTC
This genomic window from Terriglobus albidus contains:
- a CDS encoding glycoside hydrolase family 130 protein, whose amino-acid sequence is MALRSKTSTIRHLSWLVALLPAMSFAQKSSAQNWTIGPFDRPVSAPILSPRPASSFTDPLSQQTVHWEATSTFNPSAVVRNGKVYVLYRAEDDSGEMKIGMHTSRLGLASSDDGVHFTREPEPVFYPASDAQKDREWPGGTEDPRLVEGEDGTYVLTYTQWNRKSTGIGIATSKDLAHWTKYGPMFPGKDSGAYHSYKSGGIVTRLNSGRLIAAKIQGKYWMYWGEVEVHLATSPDLVHWTPVENADGSPVTVLKQRARLFDSAFPEVGPPPVLTERGIVVLYNGKNGSSDGAPGLDPGAYSVGQALFSATEPSKLLERTAEPFLKPELPFEKTGQYVTGTTFAEGLVYFKNKWFLYYGCADSLVGVAVSGAKK
- a CDS encoding inositol oxygenase family protein, giving the protein MSATPANATPLHDLDQWEDFLEGRYKEGKSETEFRQYDAEANPGVAEFYRLNHEFQTVDYVLGKEKEYFGLTRGKKTVWEAAEFLNTLVDDSDPDTDLTQIEHLLQTSEAMRRDGQPRWMALVGFIHDLGKCLCLYGEPQWGVVGDTFPVGCAWSNQIVFPEYFAANPDRLVAKYQTKYGIYEPNCGLENVHMSFGHDGYIAEVMKPYLPDEALYMLRFHSFYAWHRHGAYTHLMNKKDEAMLEWVRKFNPYDLYSKGHTKPNMKELKPYYDDLFAEFLPEKLDW